A single genomic interval of Streptococcus suis harbors:
- the recX gene encoding recombination regulator RecX, with the protein MRITKIEKKKRLYLLEVDGQENTYITEDTIVHFMLSKDKDITEEEFGAIRDFAQFSYGKNLALYFISFKQRTKKEVLDYLEKYEIAGDTALKIVANLEEDRWIDDKAYVETYIRQNGLNGDKGPAMLRQKLMMKGISKSIIEDGLAGIDFSDLAIRVVEKLCRKYQAKLPLRALQDKLVQGLITKGFSYELAKQSLAQLDLTSDEENEVDLIAKELDKQYRKYSRKYEGYELKQRLTQALARKGFDFDAIKTALREYL; encoded by the coding sequence ATGAGAATTACAAAAATCGAAAAGAAAAAACGGCTCTATCTCTTAGAAGTTGACGGACAGGAAAACACCTATATTACAGAAGATACCATTGTTCACTTCATGCTCAGTAAGGATAAGGACATCACAGAAGAGGAATTTGGAGCCATTCGGGATTTTGCCCAATTTTCCTATGGGAAAAATTTAGCCCTGTATTTCATTTCCTTCAAGCAGAGAACCAAAAAAGAGGTACTTGATTATCTGGAAAAATATGAGATTGCAGGAGACACTGCTCTAAAAATTGTTGCTAATTTGGAAGAAGATAGGTGGATTGACGATAAAGCCTATGTAGAAACCTATATACGTCAGAATGGCTTGAATGGTGACAAGGGACCAGCTATGCTTCGTCAAAAATTGATGATGAAGGGAATTTCGAAATCAATAATTGAAGATGGACTGGCTGGGATTGATTTTTCAGACCTGGCAATAAGGGTTGTAGAAAAATTATGTCGAAAGTACCAAGCTAAATTGCCCCTTCGAGCCTTACAGGATAAGCTGGTTCAGGGCTTGATAACAAAGGGATTTTCCTATGAGCTTGCCAAACAAAGCCTTGCTCAATTAGACTTGACCTCGGATGAAGAGAATGAAGTAGATTTAATTGCCAAGGAGTTAGATAAGCAGTATCGGAAATACAGCCGAAAATATGAGGGTTATGAGCTGAAACAACGTTTGACACAGGCTTTAGCCCGAAAGGGATTTGATTTTGATGCAATAAAAACAGCCCTTCGTGAATATCTCTGA
- the rlmD gene encoding 23S rRNA (uracil(1939)-C(5))-methyltransferase RlmD, protein MNLQVNQRIPLKIKRMGINGEGIGFYQKTLVFVPGALKGEEIYCQVTSVKRNFVEARLLKINKESKFRVKPSCDIYQACGGCQIMHLRYDKQLDFKQDLLQQALKKFKPAGYEDYLIHPTIGMDQPSHYRAKLQFQTRSFKGEVKAGLYAENSHRLIGITNCYVQDAETQEIINGIAKLLTKHRIPIYNERKQHGIRTVMVRKARKTGQVQVIFVTSCQVNLIKLIDELTSQFPSIITIALNWNRQKTSDIYGEKTEILWGEQAIDEAVLDYEFSLSPRAFYQLNPQQTEILYGEAVKALDISGDEDLIDAYCGVGTIGFAFAKKVKSVRGMDIIPEAIEDAKANAKRMGLSNTHYEAGKAEEIIPKWYQEGYRADALVVDPPRTGLDEKLLKTILDYKPAKMVYVSCNVSTLARDLVELSKAYKVEYIQSVDMFPHTARTEAVVKLSKK, encoded by the coding sequence ATGAATCTACAAGTAAACCAACGAATTCCCTTGAAAATCAAGCGAATGGGTATCAATGGCGAAGGTATTGGCTTTTATCAAAAAACGCTAGTCTTTGTTCCTGGTGCCCTCAAGGGGGAAGAAATCTATTGTCAAGTAACCTCTGTTAAACGTAATTTTGTGGAAGCAAGGCTACTGAAAATTAACAAGGAATCAAAATTCCGAGTCAAACCAAGCTGTGACATTTATCAAGCCTGTGGTGGCTGTCAAATCATGCACCTCCGTTATGACAAGCAACTGGACTTCAAGCAAGACCTGCTCCAACAAGCCTTGAAGAAATTTAAGCCAGCAGGCTATGAGGATTATCTTATTCACCCAACCATTGGAATGGATCAGCCAAGTCATTATCGGGCTAAATTACAATTTCAAACCCGTTCATTCAAGGGGGAAGTCAAGGCCGGTCTCTATGCGGAAAATTCCCATCGCTTGATCGGAATTACGAATTGTTACGTCCAAGATGCCGAAACACAAGAGATTATCAACGGAATCGCAAAGCTACTCACCAAGCACCGTATTCCTATTTATAATGAGCGCAAGCAACATGGAATCCGCACGGTTATGGTCCGCAAGGCTCGAAAAACAGGTCAAGTTCAAGTGATCTTTGTCACCTCTTGTCAGGTTAATCTTATTAAATTAATTGATGAACTCACCAGTCAATTTCCAAGTATAATCACTATTGCTCTAAACTGGAATAGACAGAAAACGAGTGATATTTATGGTGAAAAAACAGAAATTTTATGGGGCGAACAAGCTATCGATGAAGCTGTTTTAGATTACGAATTCTCACTATCTCCACGGGCATTTTACCAACTAAATCCCCAACAAACAGAAATTCTATATGGCGAGGCCGTCAAGGCTTTGGATATTTCAGGAGATGAAGACTTGATTGATGCCTACTGTGGCGTGGGCACAATCGGCTTCGCCTTTGCTAAAAAGGTCAAATCTGTTCGAGGTATGGACATTATTCCAGAAGCCATCGAGGATGCTAAAGCAAACGCTAAACGAATGGGACTATCCAATACCCACTATGAGGCAGGTAAAGCAGAAGAAATCATTCCAAAGTGGTACCAAGAAGGCTACAGGGCCGATGCCTTGGTAGTTGATCCTCCACGAACTGGACTCGACGAAAAGCTCCTCAAAACCATTTTGGATTACAAACCAGCTAAAATGGTTTATGTATCCTGCAACGTCTCCACTCTTGCAAGGGACCTTGTTGAGCTAAGCAAAGCCTACAAGGTAGAATACATTCAATCTGTCGACATGTTTCCCCACACAGCACGGACAGAGGCGGTTGTTAAACTAAGCAAAAAATAA
- the hpf gene encoding ribosome hibernation-promoting factor, HPF/YfiA family: MIKFSIRGENLEVTDALRTYVEEKVAKIEKYFNEEQELNAKVNLKVYRDKRAKVEVTIPVGAVTLRAEDISQEMYGSIDLVVDKIERQIRRNKTKIERKHRQKVATGQVFTDELVEQTGEEVKVVRTKQVDLKPMDMEEAVLQLELLGHDFFIYTDANDGTTNVLYRREDGDLGLLEVRQ; this comes from the coding sequence ATGATTAAATTCAGTATTCGTGGAGAAAACCTTGAAGTTACAGATGCACTTCGCACCTATGTAGAAGAGAAAGTGGCTAAGATTGAGAAATATTTCAATGAAGAACAAGAGTTGAATGCTAAAGTAAATCTAAAAGTTTACCGTGACAAGCGCGCAAAAGTAGAAGTGACAATTCCAGTTGGAGCAGTTACACTTCGCGCAGAAGATATTTCACAAGAAATGTATGGCTCTATCGATCTTGTAGTAGATAAGATTGAACGTCAAATTCGTCGTAACAAAACCAAGATTGAACGAAAACATCGTCAAAAAGTGGCAACTGGTCAAGTCTTTACAGATGAACTTGTTGAGCAAACAGGTGAGGAAGTAAAAGTGGTTCGTACTAAGCAAGTAGACTTGAAACCAATGGATATGGAAGAAGCAGTCCTCCAATTGGAGTTGCTCGGACATGATTTCTTTATCTATACAGATGCTAATGACGGCACAACAAATGTATTGTATAGACGCGAAGATGGAGATTTGGGTCTTCTAGAGGTACGTCAATAA
- a CDS encoding ComF family protein: MSNCLLCGQAMKNKTRFSDLIFFSKEKSGICEECFSTFEEIAEQHCPHCYKNGESESCKDCQYWQNQGKTVVHTALYQYNQAMAHYFSRYKFQGDYVLRNIFAKKLRIALSQFPDYTIVPIPISQKRLSERGFNQVEGLLSATNIPYQSLLGKYESQKQSSKNRAERLEAKQMFYLLDEKEVPEKILLFDDIYTTGATIQLAVELFMKIGRKEIKTFSLTR; encoded by the coding sequence ATGTCTAATTGTCTATTGTGCGGTCAAGCTATGAAAAATAAAACAAGATTTTCAGATCTCATCTTCTTTAGTAAAGAAAAATCGGGTATATGTGAAGAATGTTTTTCAACTTTTGAGGAAATAGCAGAGCAACACTGTCCACATTGTTATAAAAATGGAGAATCGGAAAGTTGCAAGGATTGTCAGTACTGGCAGAATCAAGGGAAAACAGTTGTCCACACAGCTTTGTACCAATATAATCAAGCGATGGCACATTATTTTAGTCGCTACAAATTTCAAGGAGACTATGTTTTAAGAAATATTTTTGCTAAAAAGCTTAGAATAGCGTTAAGCCAGTTTCCTGACTACACAATTGTTCCCATACCAATTAGTCAAAAACGACTATCAGAACGCGGTTTTAATCAAGTGGAAGGACTTTTGAGTGCTACAAATATTCCCTATCAGTCCCTTCTTGGAAAGTATGAAAGCCAAAAACAATCATCTAAAAATCGTGCAGAGAGACTAGAAGCAAAACAGATGTTCTATCTATTAGATGAAAAAGAAGTGCCAGAAAAAATATTATTATTCGACGATATATATACAACAGGAGCCACAATCCAACTTGCTGTAGAACTTTTCATGAAAATTGGTAGGAAAGAAATCAAAACATTTTCACTAACACGATGA
- a CDS encoding DEAD/DEAH box helicase, with product MKELENYYGRLFTKYQLTAKEREKAEKVSSITKKNNCFRCGTTFEEENKLPNDAYYCRACLLLGRVRSDEKLYHFPQKDFSITKCLKWKGQLTDWQQRISDGLVANVENNRATLVHAVTGAGKTEMIYHTVASVIDKGGAVCLASPRIDVCIELYKRLQNDFSVPISLLHGESEPYFRTPLVVATTHQLLKFYQAFDLVLIDEVDAFPYADNPMLYQAADNAVKEVGVQVFLTATSTDELDKKVRTGKLSRLSLPRRFHGNPLVVPQKVWFSKFDDTLKKNRLVPKLKKAIEEQRKSGFPLLIFVPEISKGQEFTKIMKKTFPEETIGFVSSQTENRLEIVEGFRKREITVLISTTILERGVTFPCVDVFVVQANHYLYTASSLVQIAGRVGRSMERPTGLLQFYHEGSTGAIEKAIAEIKQMNKEAGYV from the coding sequence ATGAAAGAATTAGAAAATTATTATGGAAGATTATTTACCAAATACCAATTGACAGCAAAAGAAAGAGAAAAAGCAGAAAAAGTGTCAAGTATTACAAAAAAGAATAACTGCTTTCGCTGTGGAACAACTTTTGAAGAAGAAAACAAATTGCCAAACGATGCTTATTACTGTCGAGCCTGCTTGCTTCTAGGCAGAGTACGGTCAGACGAAAAACTCTATCATTTTCCTCAGAAAGATTTTTCAATCACTAAGTGTTTAAAGTGGAAAGGTCAATTAACTGATTGGCAACAAAGAATTTCAGATGGACTAGTTGCAAACGTGGAAAATAATCGTGCGACATTGGTTCATGCAGTAACAGGAGCAGGTAAGACAGAAATGATCTACCACACCGTTGCCTCAGTGATTGATAAAGGCGGAGCGGTTTGCCTAGCCAGTCCTCGAATTGATGTTTGTATCGAACTCTATAAACGTCTGCAAAACGACTTTTCAGTTCCAATTAGTTTACTGCATGGAGAGTCTGAACCATATTTCCGAACCCCATTAGTTGTAGCAACCACACATCAGTTATTAAAATTTTATCAGGCCTTTGATTTGGTTTTGATTGATGAAGTAGACGCCTTTCCCTATGCAGATAATCCCATGCTCTATCAAGCAGCAGACAATGCGGTCAAGGAAGTCGGTGTTCAAGTTTTTCTGACGGCGACTTCAACAGATGAATTGGATAAAAAAGTCAGAACAGGCAAATTAAGTCGTCTTAGTTTGCCAAGGCGCTTTCATGGCAACCCACTTGTTGTCCCGCAAAAAGTCTGGTTTAGTAAATTCGATGATACCCTAAAGAAAAATAGACTAGTCCCAAAGTTGAAAAAAGCGATTGAAGAACAGAGAAAGTCAGGCTTTCCCTTACTTATTTTTGTCCCAGAAATCTCCAAAGGTCAAGAATTTACCAAGATAATGAAAAAAACATTCCCAGAAGAAACAATTGGCTTTGTATCCAGTCAAACAGAAAATCGCCTTGAAATAGTTGAAGGGTTTCGCAAGAGAGAAATCACAGTCTTAATCTCGACTACTATTCTTGAACGTGGGGTGACCTTCCCATGTGTAGACGTCTTTGTTGTTCAAGCCAATCATTACCTCTACACAGCGTCAAGTCTCGTTCAGATTGCAGGTCGGGTTGGTAGGAGTATGGAACGTCCGACTGGTTTACTCCAGTTTTATCATGAGGGAAGTACAGGAGCCATTGAAAAGGCAATCGCTGAAATTAAACAGATGAACAAGGAGGCTGGTTATGTCTAA
- a CDS encoding YigZ family protein, whose amino-acid sequence MKEFKTIREDGIVEEEIKKSRFICFMKRVTSEEEARDFINKIKKEHYKATHNCSAFVLGENMEIKRSSDDGEPSGTAGVPMLTVLENHELTNVATVVTRYFGGIKLGAGGLIRAYAGTVANAVKEIGVVEVKEQEGISISMSYAQYQEFANWRAEQGLEEFDTHFMTDVSTMIFVDKEFLEQTLASLTDFYHGKVSAEKANSRIVEVPVY is encoded by the coding sequence ATGAAAGAATTTAAAACAATTAGAGAAGATGGTATTGTTGAAGAAGAAATTAAAAAGTCACGATTTATCTGCTTTATGAAACGAGTGACCAGCGAGGAGGAAGCTCGCGACTTTATCAACAAAATCAAGAAAGAACATTACAAGGCTACTCATAACTGCTCTGCTTTTGTCCTTGGAGAAAATATGGAAATCAAGCGTTCCTCAGATGATGGGGAGCCGTCTGGTACTGCTGGTGTGCCAATGCTGACAGTTTTAGAAAATCACGAACTGACCAATGTCGCAACGGTGGTTACCCGCTATTTTGGAGGTATCAAACTCGGAGCAGGCGGACTTATTCGTGCTTACGCTGGAACCGTGGCTAATGCAGTCAAGGAAATCGGGGTTGTGGAAGTTAAGGAGCAGGAAGGGATTTCCATTAGCATGTCCTATGCCCAATACCAAGAGTTTGCCAATTGGCGAGCTGAGCAAGGTCTAGAAGAATTTGATACCCATTTCATGACTGATGTTTCAACCATGATTTTTGTAGATAAAGAATTCCTTGAACAAACCTTAGCAAGTCTCACTGACTTTTACCACGGAAAGGTATCCGCGGAAAAAGCTAACTCTCGTATCGTTGAGGTACCTGTCTATTAA
- the cysK gene encoding cysteine synthase A, translating to MAIYQNITQLVGKTPVIKLNNIVPEGAAEVYVKLEAFNPGSSVKDRIALAMIEDAEKAGTIKPGDTIVEPTSGNTGIGLAWVGAAKGYKVIIVMPETMSVERRKIIQAYGAELVLTPGSEGMKGAIAKAKEIAEEKNGWVPFQFANPSNPKVHEDTTGQEILEDFGTTGLDAFVSGVGTGGTVSGVSHILKTANPDIAIYAVEADESAVLSGEAPGPHKIQGISAGFIPDTLDTSAYDGIIRVKSDDALATGRAIGGKEGFLVGISSGAAIHAAIEVAKELGTGKKVLAILPDNGERYLSTALYEFND from the coding sequence ATGGCTATTTATCAAAACATTACTCAATTAGTTGGAAAAACACCTGTTATTAAACTCAATAATATCGTTCCAGAGGGGGCAGCGGAGGTCTATGTGAAATTAGAGGCCTTTAACCCAGGATCTTCTGTAAAAGACCGTATCGCCTTGGCTATGATTGAAGATGCTGAAAAAGCTGGTACAATCAAACCTGGAGATACTATTGTTGAGCCAACAAGTGGTAACACTGGTATCGGTCTTGCTTGGGTTGGAGCAGCAAAAGGTTATAAGGTGATTATCGTCATGCCTGAAACCATGAGTGTTGAGCGTCGTAAGATTATCCAAGCTTATGGAGCTGAACTTGTCTTGACTCCTGGTAGCGAAGGGATGAAAGGGGCTATCGCCAAAGCAAAAGAGATTGCTGAAGAAAAAAATGGCTGGGTTCCTTTCCAGTTTGCTAATCCATCCAATCCAAAAGTTCACGAAGATACAACAGGACAGGAAATTTTGGAAGACTTTGGCACAACCGGTTTAGATGCCTTTGTATCTGGCGTTGGTACTGGTGGTACCGTTTCAGGTGTTTCGCATATTTTGAAGACAGCAAATCCAGATATTGCTATCTATGCTGTCGAAGCTGATGAATCAGCTGTCTTATCTGGTGAAGCACCTGGTCCGCACAAGATCCAAGGTATTTCGGCAGGTTTTATTCCAGATACTTTGGACACTAGCGCCTATGATGGCATTATTCGTGTCAAATCCGACGATGCCTTAGCTACAGGTCGTGCTATCGGTGGAAAAGAAGGATTCTTAGTTGGTATTTCTTCAGGTGCAGCAATTCACGCTGCTATCGAAGTCGCTAAGGAGTTGGGAACTGGAAAAAAAGTGTTGGCAATCTTGCCTGATAACGGAGAACGTTACTTATCAACAGCTCTTTACGAGTTCAATGATTAA
- a CDS encoding S1 RNA-binding domain-containing protein, which produces MKIGDKLKGTVTGIQPYGAFVQLENGTTGLIHISEIKTGFVDNIYDHLKLGQEVLVQVVDFDEYTEKASLSIRTLEEEQQKIPRHHRFTNERNKIGFSPLAKQLPKWIEEAKGYLKEPKEKKV; this is translated from the coding sequence ATGAAAATCGGAGATAAACTCAAGGGGACAGTAACGGGTATTCAACCGTATGGAGCCTTTGTACAATTAGAGAATGGGACGACGGGCCTAATCCATATCTCGGAAATCAAAACAGGTTTTGTTGATAATATTTATGATCATTTAAAATTGGGGCAAGAGGTTTTGGTACAGGTAGTCGACTTTGATGAATATACTGAAAAGGCTAGTTTATCAATCCGGACCTTGGAAGAAGAACAACAAAAAATTCCGCGTCATCATCGTTTTACAAATGAACGGAATAAAATTGGTTTTTCCCCTTTAGCAAAACAACTTCCGAAATGGATTGAGGAAGCTAAAGGCTATCTCAAAGAACCCAAAGAAAAGAAGGTATAG
- a CDS encoding bifunctional Cof-type HAD-IIB family hydrolase/peptidylprolyl isomerase: MDAKLRYKAKKIKIVFFDIDDTLRVKNTGYIPESIQQVFKSLKEKGILTGIASGRTPYGLVPEIKALKPDFFAMINGSYVEDAKGQVVYHQPMPQNLVESVLNWAKEIGIEYGMLGSQKGTLSARTDRISQVIDLIYEGLETNPTFYKENDIYQLLTFEKDGHEVELPEELQAELRSVRWDAISSDIVLKGSSKATGVAKVVEKLGLKPENVLVFGDGLNDIELFDYAGISIAMGHSHPELQKHADYITKKVEEDGIFDALEKLGMVEKEKYFPQLDLENVTGPVAHIKTNHGKLTVKLFPEIAPKTVANFVALSKDGYYDGIIFHRIIKDFMIQGGDPTGTGMGGESIYGTAFEDEFSMEAFNLRGALSMANAGPNTNGSQFFIVQNQNFPYNAKELERGGWPKEVAEAYVKNGGTPHLDQRHTVFGHLVDEDSFVVLDAIAAVATDSADRPHEDVVIETIEIED; this comes from the coding sequence ATGGATGCAAAACTCAGATATAAGGCAAAAAAAATAAAAATAGTCTTTTTTGACATTGACGACACGCTACGTGTAAAGAATACAGGCTACATTCCTGAATCAATTCAGCAGGTTTTCAAATCACTAAAAGAAAAGGGAATTTTGACAGGAATTGCGTCAGGACGAACTCCTTATGGTTTGGTGCCAGAAATTAAGGCCTTAAAGCCAGACTTTTTCGCTATGATTAACGGATCCTACGTAGAAGATGCCAAAGGTCAGGTAGTGTACCATCAGCCGATGCCCCAAAATTTAGTAGAATCTGTATTAAATTGGGCTAAAGAAATTGGAATCGAATATGGTATGCTTGGTAGTCAAAAAGGGACGCTTTCTGCACGAACTGACCGCATTAGTCAAGTAATTGACTTGATTTATGAAGGCTTGGAAACAAACCCAACTTTTTATAAAGAAAATGACATCTATCAATTGCTAACTTTCGAGAAAGATGGTCACGAAGTAGAACTTCCAGAAGAGTTGCAAGCGGAATTGCGTAGTGTTCGTTGGGATGCTATTTCATCAGACATTGTGCTAAAAGGCTCTTCCAAAGCAACTGGTGTTGCTAAGGTTGTTGAAAAACTAGGCCTGAAACCTGAAAATGTCCTAGTGTTCGGAGATGGACTCAACGATATTGAGTTATTCGATTATGCAGGAATTAGTATCGCTATGGGGCATTCGCATCCAGAACTGCAAAAGCATGCAGATTATATCACAAAAAAAGTAGAAGAAGATGGCATTTTTGATGCCTTGGAGAAATTAGGTATGGTAGAAAAAGAAAAATATTTCCCGCAATTAGATTTGGAAAATGTTACAGGACCAGTTGCGCATATCAAGACTAACCATGGTAAGTTAACAGTAAAACTCTTTCCTGAAATTGCACCCAAAACTGTAGCAAATTTCGTAGCTCTTTCTAAAGATGGCTATTATGACGGAATTATCTTCCATCGTATTATCAAAGACTTTATGATTCAAGGTGGCGATCCAACCGGAACAGGTATGGGTGGTGAATCTATTTATGGTACTGCGTTTGAAGATGAATTTTCAATGGAAGCTTTTAATCTCAGAGGAGCCTTGTCAATGGCCAATGCAGGACCAAATACAAATGGAAGCCAATTCTTTATCGTTCAAAACCAAAACTTCCCATACAATGCGAAAGAACTAGAACGAGGCGGTTGGCCTAAAGAAGTTGCAGAAGCCTATGTCAAAAATGGCGGGACACCACATCTAGATCAACGCCACACAGTGTTTGGCCATCTAGTTGATGAAGACTCCTTCGTCGTCTTGGATGCTATCGCAGCGGTTGCAACAGATTCAGCAGATCGTCCACATGAAGATGTTGTAATTGAGACCATCGAAATAGAGGATTAA
- a CDS encoding response regulator transcription factor translates to MNTIRVMLVDDHEMVRLGLKSYLNLQPDVEVVAEASDGEEGLAKALEVKPDVVVMDLVMPKMTGVEATLALLKEWPQAQIVILTSYLDNEKIYPVLEAGARGYMLKTSSADEILAAIRKVALGEYAIETEVEKKVEHHKRHPDLHDDLTAREREILTLLAKGYDNQRIADESFISLKTVKTHVSNILSKLAVSDRTQAVVYAFQHGLVAQEDQ, encoded by the coding sequence ATGAATACGATTCGAGTGATGTTGGTTGACGACCATGAGATGGTTCGTCTAGGATTGAAAAGTTACTTAAATTTACAGCCAGATGTTGAAGTAGTTGCAGAAGCTAGTGATGGCGAGGAAGGTTTGGCTAAAGCATTAGAGGTTAAACCTGATGTTGTAGTGATGGACTTGGTTATGCCCAAGATGACTGGCGTAGAAGCAACTCTGGCCTTGCTGAAGGAATGGCCGCAAGCGCAGATTGTCATCCTGACCTCCTATCTAGATAATGAAAAAATCTATCCTGTGCTGGAAGCAGGAGCTCGTGGCTATATGTTGAAAACGTCAAGTGCTGACGAAATCTTAGCAGCTATCCGCAAGGTAGCTCTTGGAGAATATGCTATTGAGACAGAAGTAGAGAAAAAAGTAGAGCACCATAAACGCCACCCAGATTTACATGATGACTTGACAGCTCGTGAACGCGAAATCTTGACGCTGTTAGCCAAGGGATATGATAATCAACGAATTGCAGATGAGTCTTTCATTTCCCTAAAAACTGTTAAGACCCATGTTTCCAATATCTTATCTAAACTAGCTGTTAGCGATCGTACTCAAGCAGTTGTTTATGCTTTCCAGCATGGTTTGGTGGCGCAAGAGGATCAATAG
- a CDS encoding sensor histidine kinase, with protein MRKRTYLLLAWFACLIVFVVIASTLPLLNYSLLDVTLWISTEQLVFTLILLVIVLTLFLAVMVQTVSLASTQVMRTKLQAILKNKSIRTDTESDQLLLQLSDKVRNLTRQVQLVDNQDLVKKEEIVEGERKRIARDLHDTVSQELFATSMILSGLSSNLSTLPQETLQEQLMLVKDMIESAQRDLRILLLHLRPSELESKTLVEGFELILREVSDKSNIIVHFQHEVEELPKLIEEHLFRIAQEIISNTLRHAKAKHLDVYLLQKETELQLKMTDDGIGFQQGADDELSYGLQNIRERVEDMAGTIKIRTAPNKGVAIDIRIPLLKGKEDEYDSSDVG; from the coding sequence ATGAGAAAACGTACCTATCTACTCCTCGCCTGGTTTGCCTGTCTTATTGTTTTTGTGGTGATTGCTTCTACCCTCCCACTTTTAAATTATTCATTGCTAGATGTTACGCTCTGGATTTCAACGGAGCAGCTCGTGTTTACTCTCATTCTACTAGTTATTGTTTTGACCCTTTTTCTAGCTGTAATGGTACAAACTGTCAGCCTAGCCTCCACTCAGGTTATGCGGACGAAGTTACAAGCTATCTTGAAGAATAAAAGTATTCGAACAGATACCGAAAGTGATCAGCTCTTGCTCCAGTTGTCTGATAAGGTCAGAAACCTCACGCGTCAGGTGCAGCTGGTTGACAATCAAGATTTAGTCAAGAAAGAAGAGATTGTTGAGGGAGAACGGAAACGGATTGCCAGGGATTTGCATGATACGGTTAGTCAAGAGTTATTTGCAACGAGCATGATTTTGTCAGGATTATCGTCCAATCTATCCACTCTTCCGCAGGAAACTTTGCAGGAACAGCTGATGCTCGTGAAAGACATGATTGAGTCTGCCCAAAGAGACCTACGCATCCTATTATTACATCTACGCCCAAGTGAACTTGAAAGTAAAACCTTGGTTGAAGGATTTGAGTTGATTTTGCGTGAAGTTAGTGACAAAAGTAATATTATCGTTCATTTCCAACATGAAGTAGAGGAGCTACCGAAACTAATTGAAGAACATCTCTTCCGCATTGCGCAAGAAATTATCAGTAATACCTTGCGACATGCCAAAGCCAAGCATTTGGATGTTTACCTCTTGCAGAAAGAAACAGAACTTCAGTTGAAAATGACAGACGATGGTATCGGCTTCCAACAAGGTGCAGATGATGAATTAAGTTACGGTCTTCAAAACATACGTGAGCGGGTTGAAGACATGGCTGGAACGATAAAAATTCGCACAGCTCCAAATAAGGGAGTGGCGATCGATATTCGTATCCCACTATTGAAAGGAAAAGAAGATGAATACGATTCGAGTGATGTTGGTTGA
- the liaF gene encoding cell wall-active antibiotics response protein LiaF, with product MIFTMAAFDVVANEASRTLLLFSALLLVIWYFLGRKVNSVLLVSSLSLLFLVFVLNPFFIIGIMLLVVYMLINFFSRYEKRNQYTHIVFSDYSLQVQKEKNRWFGNHDHSQDRFGFEDINIVRLFGNDVVDLDKTVLVGRDNIVVIRKTFGRTKIIVPIDVEVALSATSIYGRVSFLGESYWDLRNESIAINSPDYQESHKRVKVVTNNILGDVEVVRV from the coding sequence ATGATTTTTACGATGGCAGCCTTTGACGTGGTAGCCAATGAGGCCAGTCGGACCCTGCTACTTTTCTCTGCCTTATTACTCGTCATTTGGTACTTCCTAGGAAGAAAAGTTAATAGTGTTTTACTGGTCAGCTCCTTATCTCTATTATTTTTGGTCTTTGTTTTAAATCCCTTCTTCATTATTGGGATTATGCTGCTAGTCGTGTACATGCTGATTAATTTCTTTTCACGTTATGAAAAGAGAAACCAATATACCCATATTGTTTTTAGTGACTATTCTCTACAGGTTCAAAAAGAGAAAAATAGATGGTTTGGCAACCACGACCACTCTCAAGATAGGTTTGGTTTTGAAGATATTAACATTGTACGCTTGTTTGGCAATGATGTAGTTGATTTGGATAAGACTGTATTAGTTGGCAGAGATAATATTGTTGTAATTCGTAAAACGTTTGGACGGACAAAAATTATTGTTCCAATTGATGTTGAGGTCGCACTTTCAGCAACTAGTATCTATGGACGAGTAAGTTTCCTGGGTGAATCATACTGGGATTTGCGGAATGAAAGTATAGCGATCAATAGTCCCGATTATCAAGAATCACACAAACGTGTAAAAGTCGTTACCAACAATATACTGGGAGATGTGGAGGTGGTTCGCGTATGA